A genomic window from Clostridium aceticum includes:
- a CDS encoding carbohydrate ABC transporter permease encodes MVLWDKLKPYFMVGPAIGLFLTFFMYPIGYLFFLSFTSWNLISPKKEFVGFENYYELLQAQQFHTILRNTTVYTFLMVTISISLALVLALWLNKKGFFYNFAQGAIFTPHIISLVSVSLVWLWIMDPDYGLLNWVLGLVGLPPSKWIASPDTALSSLVLVGVWKTLGYNTLVLLAGLQSIPKDIYEAATLDRASRWATLCKITLPMLSPTLFFLLVITTIASFKVFDTINIMTQGGPIDATNMIVFFIYQNAFDFFRIGYASAAGMLLVILIGTLTFLHFRLLARRVHYK; translated from the coding sequence ATGGTTTTATGGGATAAACTAAAACCTTATTTCATGGTAGGGCCAGCAATAGGATTGTTTTTGACATTTTTTATGTATCCTATAGGATACTTGTTTTTTCTAAGCTTTACATCATGGAATCTTATCAGTCCTAAAAAGGAATTTGTGGGGTTTGAAAACTACTATGAATTATTACAGGCTCAGCAGTTTCATACAATCTTAAGAAATACAACAGTATATACCTTTTTAATGGTGACAATATCCATAAGCTTAGCGCTAGTATTGGCATTATGGTTAAATAAAAAGGGTTTTTTCTACAACTTTGCTCAAGGAGCTATTTTTACACCTCATATCATATCTTTAGTGTCAGTATCTTTAGTTTGGCTTTGGATTATGGACCCTGATTACGGTTTGCTTAACTGGGTACTGGGGTTGGTTGGCTTACCACCATCTAAATGGATTGCGTCTCCTGATACCGCTCTAAGCTCCTTAGTACTGGTGGGGGTATGGAAAACCTTGGGATATAATACTTTGGTTCTACTGGCAGGATTGCAAAGTATTCCTAAAGATATCTATGAAGCAGCGACACTAGACCGTGCCAGCAGGTGGGCAACACTTTGTAAAATAACACTGCCTATGCTATCTCCAACTTTATTCTTTCTGTTAGTAATAACAACGATAGCCTCCTTCAAAGTATTTGACACCATAAACATTATGACACAAGGAGGACCTATTGACGCTACCAATATGATTGTATTTTTTATCTATCAAAATGCTTTTGACTTTTTCAGGATAGGTTATGCTTCAGCAGCTGGGATGCTATTGGTAATTTTAATAGGGACATTAACCTTCTTGCACTTTAGGTTATTGGCTAGACGTGTACATTATAAATAA
- a CDS encoding glycerophosphodiester phosphodiesterase — MDNSIIAHRGWSSRGPENTLYAIELALKEKKIDKIEIDVQMTKDGIIVLHHDFELGRTSNGKGLISEYSYEELLKLDFGGWFSADFTGERILTLKEVLDLIGNTKDLIIEIKKGGSMYPHIATELCHVLKPYSLKNIYVKSFNHEVVKEVADINHKIKTGILIYGKPVLLKEQMKYAKASFVSIAYPYITKELLDHLYQDKIEVMVWTVDNKKHMEDIKKLDKGIGIITNYPELGFK, encoded by the coding sequence GTGGATAATTCGATAATAGCCCATAGAGGATGGTCAAGTAGAGGACCTGAAAATACATTATATGCTATAGAACTTGCTTTGAAAGAGAAAAAAATCGATAAGATAGAAATAGATGTACAAATGACGAAGGACGGAATTATTGTGTTACATCATGACTTCGAGTTAGGGAGAACCTCTAATGGTAAGGGTTTAATATCAGAATACAGTTATGAGGAACTGTTGAAGCTAGACTTTGGTGGGTGGTTTTCTGCTGACTTTACAGGTGAAAGAATATTAACCCTAAAGGAAGTGTTGGATTTAATAGGGAATACGAAAGATCTCATTATAGAGATAAAAAAGGGCGGGTCTATGTATCCTCATATAGCAACTGAGTTATGTCATGTGTTAAAGCCATATTCTCTAAAGAATATATATGTAAAGTCCTTTAATCACGAAGTAGTAAAGGAAGTAGCCGATATAAATCATAAAATTAAAACAGGAATTCTAATATATGGAAAGCCTGTACTTTTAAAGGAACAAATGAAATATGCAAAGGCTTCTTTTGTATCAATAGCTTATCCCTACATAACTAAGGAGTTACTAGATCACCTATACCAAGATAAGATTGAAGTGATGGTATGGACGGTGGATAATAAAAAACACATGGAAGATATTAAAAAGCTAGATAAAGGTATTGGTATTATTACTAACTATCCAGAACTAGGATTTAAATAA
- a CDS encoding ABC transporter substrate-binding protein — MFKKKSKMVLLAALMMFNLIGCGTAATGVSPDESAVQKVEIDFWYSLGGEAGELIEAMTQEFNKSQDKIYVNPTYQGDYYTNHAKVMAGIASNTQPDVTMVEIASIAAFADAGALEGLSSYVAKEEAGFIDDYVKGLMGNSYWKNELYAISFNRSTPLLYVNADMLEANGLDPAGPKTWEELVTYSRKLSGNGRYGFSTPIDIWFYEALTFQSGGNILSEDGTKAIFNSKEGVAPVEFWESMLAEGIMKMPPGERYNAWDVARQDFINENVGMIFTTTGHLKGLLEQCEFEVATAFLPANKDFGVPTGGANLVILAQSSDEKKKAAWEFIKYMTSTENSVFLSKLTGYMPVRTSAIEDPGMEEFYSQYPQFTVAIEQLQYAKPRPMAPGYRELQEIIMRELQRAILDSNVSPQEALDAAAAEAQRLLR; from the coding sequence ATGTTTAAGAAAAAAAGTAAGATGGTGCTATTAGCAGCTCTAATGATGTTTAACTTAATAGGATGTGGTACTGCTGCAACAGGAGTTTCTCCAGATGAAAGTGCTGTACAGAAAGTAGAAATTGACTTTTGGTATTCCCTAGGTGGCGAAGCCGGTGAACTAATTGAAGCTATGACCCAGGAGTTTAACAAATCTCAAGATAAAATTTATGTAAATCCTACCTATCAAGGAGATTATTATACCAATCATGCTAAAGTAATGGCGGGAATAGCTTCAAATACCCAACCTGATGTAACAATGGTAGAGATTGCGTCTATTGCTGCTTTTGCTGATGCTGGTGCACTAGAAGGATTAAGTTCTTATGTAGCAAAAGAAGAAGCTGGTTTCATAGACGATTATGTAAAGGGATTAATGGGCAACTCCTATTGGAAAAATGAATTATATGCTATCTCTTTCAATAGAAGTACACCTCTACTGTATGTAAATGCAGATATGCTAGAAGCTAATGGACTAGATCCAGCAGGTCCTAAAACTTGGGAGGAACTTGTGACATATTCTCGTAAACTAAGTGGAAATGGAAGATATGGTTTTTCAACACCCATCGACATATGGTTTTATGAAGCACTAACCTTCCAAAGTGGTGGAAACATACTATCAGAAGATGGTACAAAGGCTATATTCAACTCAAAAGAAGGAGTTGCACCGGTGGAATTTTGGGAAAGTATGCTGGCTGAAGGAATTATGAAAATGCCTCCAGGTGAACGTTACAATGCATGGGATGTTGCTAGGCAAGATTTTATCAATGAAAATGTTGGGATGATTTTCACAACGACAGGTCATTTAAAAGGATTATTAGAACAGTGTGAATTTGAAGTAGCAACAGCATTTTTACCAGCCAACAAGGACTTTGGTGTTCCTACAGGGGGAGCTAATCTAGTGATATTAGCTCAATCATCTGATGAAAAGAAAAAAGCAGCTTGGGAATTTATCAAGTATATGACCAGCACAGAAAACAGTGTATTTCTAAGTAAATTAACAGGATATATGCCTGTAAGAACATCAGCCATTGAAGATCCAGGTATGGAGGAGTTTTATAGTCAATATCCACAGTTTACAGTAGCTATTGAGCAATTACAGTATGCAAAACCTAGACCAATGGCACCGGGATACAGAGAATTACAAGAAATTATCATGAGGGAGCTTCAAAGAGCAATATTAGATAGCAATGTATCTCCTCAAGAAGCTCTAGATGCTGCAGCTGCTGAAGCACAAAGACTTTTAAGATAG
- a CDS encoding carbohydrate ABC transporter permease: MEIRQKALGTAKTRKTTRNPTKTQLQKIFRFTLRVLERSILAIMILAFIFPFLWMASTSIKAFSETLIFPPKWIPERIILENYARVLSSGPFLRYFFNSVFVTVSILMLQLLIMIPAAYAFARYEFKFKKILFGITLLSLMVPEQITFIPIYLQMSSWNLLKTHAPLILPFAASAFGIFLLRQAFMQIPDEIIEAAKLDNASEWRIMWKIMVPMTKTVLVTFSLFSIIYHWNAYFWPLVMTNTPDFRTLPIAIAMLKNSEGLTQWNVVMAGNMILVMPILAIYFFAQKQIVKAFVYSGIK, from the coding sequence ATGGAAATCAGACAGAAAGCATTAGGAACAGCAAAAACCAGAAAAACCACAAGAAATCCAACAAAAACACAGCTTCAAAAAATCTTTCGGTTTACGTTGAGGGTACTGGAAAGAAGCATTTTAGCAATAATGATTTTGGCTTTTATTTTTCCTTTTTTATGGATGGCTTCCACCTCCATAAAGGCATTTTCAGAAACCTTAATTTTTCCACCTAAGTGGATTCCAGAAAGAATTATACTAGAGAACTATGCAAGAGTATTATCCTCAGGACCATTTCTTCGATACTTCTTCAATAGTGTTTTCGTAACAGTTTCTATACTGATGTTACAGCTGTTGATTATGATTCCTGCTGCCTATGCTTTTGCTAGATATGAGTTCAAATTCAAAAAAATATTATTTGGAATTACCTTATTATCTCTTATGGTCCCAGAACAAATAACCTTTATACCTATTTATTTACAAATGAGCTCTTGGAATCTACTAAAAACCCATGCACCATTAATCCTGCCCTTTGCTGCCAGTGCCTTTGGTATATTCCTATTAAGACAAGCTTTTATGCAAATCCCGGATGAAATTATTGAAGCAGCTAAATTAGACAACGCTTCGGAGTGGCGAATCATGTGGAAGATTATGGTGCCTATGACTAAGACAGTGTTAGTTACTTTTTCGCTTTTTAGCATTATTTATCACTGGAATGCATACTTTTGGCCTCTTGTTATGACAAACACACCGGATTTTAGAACATTACCTATTGCTATAGCAATGTTAAAGAATTCTGAAGGACTAACCCAATGGAATGTTGTAATGGCAGGAAACATGATTTTAGTTATGCCCATATTAGCCATATATTTCTTTGCACAAAAGCAGATTGTTAAGGCTTTTGTTTACTCTGGAATTAAGTAG